The Pacificitalea manganoxidans genome has a segment encoding these proteins:
- a CDS encoding helix-turn-helix domain-containing protein, which produces MDLTARTAEQIGEALRRTRKARGWTQSDISARTNLRVATVSSLENGDAGTKLATVLAVMAALGLEFRLVERGGSLEIEDIF; this is translated from the coding sequence ATGGACCTCACAGCACGAACGGCCGAGCAGATCGGCGAGGCACTCCGCCGGACGCGCAAAGCGCGCGGCTGGACCCAAAGCGATATCAGCGCGCGCACGAATTTGCGTGTCGCGACGGTTTCGTCGCTGGAGAATGGCGATGCGGGAACCAAGCTCGCGACTGTGCTCGCTGTCATGGCGGCACTTGGGCTTGAGTTCCGATTGGTGGAGCGCGGTGGCTCGCTTGAGATCGAGGATATCTTTTGA